The following proteins come from a genomic window of Cryomorphaceae bacterium 1068:
- the fabF gene encoding beta-ketoacyl-ACP synthase II — MSKVRVVVTGLGAVSPIGNSSKELWENALKGKNGVGPITRYDASLHKTHFACEIKGFDPTIYLDRNEIKRSDIYTQYSIHCAAEAVKDSGIDFEQMSPYDVGVIWGTGKGGVNSYDEESSAYWKSEAAPRFGPFFVPKMIPNIAPGMISMKYGLMGVNFAVTSACASSNHAIIDAFNNLLLGRAKVMICGGAEAGVTAPIMAGFSTMRALSADNDDYERASRPFDVTRNGFVMGEGGAAIILEELEHAKARGAKIYAELAGTGSTADAYHLSSSHPDGIGAIRAMELAMEEAGVSPEEIGYINAHATSTPVGDISEVRAISKLFSGKMENLIVGATKSMTGHLIGGAGAVESVFTIKAIQDGVVAPTINTVELDPAIPSELKIAGPQAQEHKVNAAISNTFGFGGHNTSVLYKKFEE; from the coding sequence ATGAGCAAAGTAAGAGTAGTAGTAACAGGATTGGGGGCTGTATCCCCAATAGGTAATTCTTCTAAAGAGCTATGGGAAAACGCTTTAAAAGGAAAAAATGGCGTAGGTCCGATTACCAGATATGATGCCTCTCTGCACAAAACTCACTTTGCATGCGAGATAAAAGGTTTTGATCCCACTATCTACTTGGATAGAAACGAGATCAAAAGAAGTGATATTTACACACAGTATTCCATTCATTGTGCAGCAGAAGCTGTAAAGGACAGCGGGATAGACTTCGAGCAAATGTCTCCTTATGATGTAGGCGTAATTTGGGGAACCGGAAAAGGCGGTGTAAATAGCTATGATGAAGAATCCAGTGCTTACTGGAAGAGCGAAGCAGCGCCGAGATTTGGTCCTTTTTTCGTTCCTAAGATGATTCCAAACATAGCACCTGGAATGATATCAATGAAGTACGGATTGATGGGAGTCAACTTTGCCGTTACATCGGCTTGCGCTAGTTCCAATCACGCTATCATCGATGCCTTTAACAACCTCTTGCTGGGTCGAGCCAAGGTGATGATTTGCGGTGGAGCCGAAGCAGGCGTTACCGCTCCTATCATGGCGGGATTCTCTACTATGCGAGCGCTTTCTGCCGATAATGACGATTACGAAAGAGCCTCTCGACCATTCGATGTTACTCGAAATGGATTTGTGATGGGTGAAGGTGGAGCCGCCATTATATTGGAAGAGCTGGAGCATGCCAAAGCGCGAGGAGCAAAAATCTACGCCGAGCTGGCAGGAACCGGATCTACCGCAGATGCCTACCATCTTTCTTCTTCGCATCCTGATGGAATCGGAGCTATTCGTGCGATGGAGTTGGCCATGGAAGAAGCAGGAGTCTCACCGGAAGAAATCGGTTACATCAACGCTCATGCTACATCAACCCCCGTCGGAGACATCAGCGAGGTGAGAGCGATTTCCAAACTGTTTAGTGGTAAGATGGAGAATCTCATTGTTGGAGCAACAAAGTCCATGACAGGTCACCTTATCGGAGGTGCGGGCGCTGTAGAAAGTGTTTTCACTATCAAGGCAATACAAGATGGAGTGGTTGCACCTACCATAAATACGGTTGAACTGGATCCTGCCATCCCCTCTGAATTGAAAATAGCAGGTCCTCAAGCACAAGAGCACAAGGTAAATGCGGCGATAAGCAATACCTTCGGTTTCGGTGGACACAATACTTCGGTACTTTATAAAAAGTTTGAGGAATAG
- a CDS encoding lipocalin family protein codes for MKKTLMYSVLALFIFAACNESEDEPQDPSNNSQDAAIQEGEVDATDAASFKMMIDAGDEKTWLASAFTLAGQTTFTDCRLDDEMVFNVDGTYIYNGGNDLCGAEDNAQVKSGTWEIDFENRSIIFDKESNNEETAEVIGLSENEIRLQGSYMMMQVRGVYTAN; via the coding sequence ATGAAAAAGACACTAATGTATTCCGTTTTAGCTCTATTCATTTTTGCGGCATGCAATGAATCAGAAGATGAGCCACAAGATCCATCAAACAACTCTCAAGATGCAGCTATTCAAGAGGGCGAAGTAGATGCTACTGATGCGGCCTCATTTAAAATGATGATTGATGCCGGTGATGAAAAAACGTGGTTGGCAAGTGCGTTCACCTTAGCAGGTCAGACCACTTTTACCGATTGCAGATTAGATGATGAGATGGTTTTTAATGTCGACGGGACTTACATCTACAATGGTGGAAACGATCTTTGCGGAGCAGAAGACAATGCGCAAGTAAAGAGCGGCACTTGGGAAATTGACTTTGAAAATCGATCTATTATTTTCGACAAAGAAAGCAACAACGAAGAGACCGCGGAAGTAATAGGGTTAAGCGAAAATGAAATACGCCTTCAAGGGTCCTACATGATGATGCAGGTGCGCGGGGTGTATACTGCAAACTAA
- a CDS encoding DUF547 domain-containing protein, with protein MRSFFIAIFCFLGSAAFAQSSSEEITLSIDHLLDSFVENGKVDYKTLVSVKSNLDKLVEQIGRFPLSSVDANEEKAFLINAYNIFVIKQVVDNYPIASPQEKGNFFTEKRFDLSNSKKLSLNDLEKNILLRKYPDARLHFALVCAAEGCPKLRSEAYTSASLEEQLEEQSRLALQNPYFLDYDDTSNSLNISKLFDWYATDFGGNKQERIEFINRYASKKVPMDTKFEYNEYDWTLNGKDAQVGNAPEKEMSNLQLFTPSALFTRGEFEVNVFNSIYSQQSFRDEEGNEDDLGETQNFFTSMIMLTTGVSEKTRFNVGLDVFISKARYSPEDVSALNVFSNSDDATFNETVVSYIAPRIKWVPFKTVPRLSIQSALWIPVSDQLEEERFIAHDRYTWFTQVFFDKNLGDDFQIFLEADLLYRFENSELHNYDFFRTPVSVFLSYFPTSNSTIYVFSQYSPRFETTMEIDDSVEMEIVEEFGMTSWFAQFGIGGKYQITDALGIELSYSNFALSRSEGAGHTLNFGLRYIHR; from the coding sequence ATGAGGAGCTTCTTCATTGCCATCTTCTGTTTCTTAGGATCAGCCGCTTTCGCGCAATCTTCTTCCGAAGAGATCACGCTATCTATTGACCACTTGTTGGATTCATTCGTCGAAAACGGCAAAGTGGACTACAAAACCCTTGTTTCGGTTAAATCAAACCTAGATAAACTAGTTGAGCAGATTGGGCGGTTCCCTTTAAGCTCGGTAGATGCTAACGAGGAAAAAGCGTTTCTGATTAATGCTTACAACATCTTCGTTATTAAACAAGTGGTGGATAATTATCCGATCGCGTCCCCTCAGGAGAAGGGCAATTTCTTTACAGAGAAGAGATTCGACTTGAGTAACTCAAAAAAATTGAGCCTCAATGATCTAGAAAAAAATATCCTTCTCAGAAAGTATCCGGACGCTCGACTCCACTTTGCACTGGTATGTGCTGCCGAGGGCTGCCCCAAACTCAGATCAGAAGCTTATACGAGTGCTAGCCTCGAAGAACAGCTGGAAGAACAGTCCAGGCTTGCATTGCAAAATCCGTACTTTTTGGACTATGACGATACCTCGAATAGTCTGAATATCTCCAAATTATTCGACTGGTACGCCACAGACTTTGGCGGAAACAAGCAAGAGCGAATCGAATTCATAAACCGGTATGCCTCGAAGAAAGTCCCGATGGATACGAAGTTTGAATACAACGAATACGATTGGACGCTAAATGGAAAGGATGCTCAGGTCGGGAACGCCCCTGAAAAGGAGATGAGCAACCTCCAGCTTTTCACCCCTTCAGCGCTTTTTACCAGAGGCGAATTTGAAGTGAATGTATTCAATAGTATTTACTCACAACAAAGTTTTAGGGATGAAGAAGGAAATGAAGATGATCTTGGGGAAACCCAAAATTTCTTCACCTCGATGATTATGCTCACTACCGGTGTTTCCGAGAAAACTCGCTTTAATGTTGGCTTGGATGTTTTCATCTCAAAAGCGAGGTATTCACCTGAAGATGTTTCGGCGCTAAACGTATTTAGCAATTCTGATGATGCCACTTTCAACGAAACGGTTGTCTCCTATATCGCCCCACGAATAAAATGGGTGCCTTTCAAGACAGTCCCCAGGCTATCCATACAAAGTGCTTTATGGATACCTGTAAGCGATCAACTCGAAGAAGAGAGATTTATCGCACATGATCGATATACTTGGTTTACTCAAGTCTTCTTCGACAAAAATTTGGGCGATGATTTCCAGATATTCTTAGAAGCAGATTTACTCTACCGATTTGAGAATTCCGAACTCCATAATTACGACTTCTTCAGAACCCCTGTCAGTGTGTTTTTGAGTTATTTCCCCACTTCAAATTCCACTATTTATGTGTTTTCGCAATACTCTCCACGTTTCGAAACTACAATGGAAATTGATGATTCGGTAGAAATGGAAATAGTTGAAGAATTCGGAATGACAAGTTGGTTTGCCCAATTTGGGATTGGGGGAAAATACCAAATTACGGATGCACTGGGAATCGAACTTTCGTATTCAAACTTTGCCCTGTCGAGATCAGAAGGAGCAGGGCACACTTTAAATTTCGGTTTGCGCTATATTCACAGATAG
- a CDS encoding carboxypeptidase-like regulatory domain-containing protein: MLVPLCSGQETLIEGRVIDGQSGDPLPFSTIAIIGTAAGSISNQDGQFRIEVGGRDTLEVRCTGFSSKCFALADIESSYFEIRLFPAISQLAEFTVIEADERALKYIDQAKKQLLKSGYTRSKAFLELFTEKDSLPTELLEVYYNADLRDAGIEGLEYKSGRVAVAPVNNSFFMSLSMSQVIQSHNPLNSAGFPESPFSLKRNEMNKLYDFKLIEFKSGEKTVYFDAKPANSESFFSGFFSIDEKMNVTEIEFSIQNPNRTPFIPLFETDSLRPLTLDIKWLYSQQETGVAPYLIDFNYSYVSAIPIGEGYTGPWLERRIQSDGLIYFYDFNTPFFSPEFSYGTVLNDYQKLLNTPFHEALWEVGRPFVESERFKRNQEFIAENGTLKNYRKQDEYRKFGGLQSVVDHSNVFWSDTARLRLNLIYHDPTAISGRTSTPRRQRFNLDVELYFDIIQVDSMISHFSQCIFDVYDSYYALESDSLTDLFLNLHFDLCEVERRKMEGSIASIDDISPKELLNLYELSSKRFNRATERYFRDTDSGSSLRALEKYNEELMPVTGVNNVELFLFPDAQELFQEGN; the protein is encoded by the coding sequence GTGTTAGTACCGCTCTGCTCTGGTCAAGAGACACTTATTGAAGGTCGTGTTATCGATGGTCAATCTGGCGATCCGCTTCCATTTTCCACCATCGCTATTATCGGCACTGCTGCAGGTAGCATTTCCAATCAAGATGGTCAGTTCAGAATAGAAGTTGGCGGAAGAGATACACTTGAAGTGAGGTGCACGGGTTTTTCTTCGAAGTGCTTTGCTTTGGCAGATATTGAAAGTTCATATTTTGAGATTCGCTTATTTCCCGCAATTAGTCAACTTGCCGAATTTACCGTTATCGAAGCAGATGAGCGCGCCTTGAAATATATCGATCAAGCGAAAAAGCAGCTTTTGAAAAGCGGCTATACGCGCAGCAAGGCATTCTTGGAATTGTTTACCGAAAAAGACTCCTTGCCAACCGAGTTGCTTGAAGTCTATTACAACGCCGATTTGAGAGATGCTGGCATTGAAGGTCTGGAATACAAGTCGGGTAGGGTGGCCGTAGCTCCCGTGAACAACTCCTTTTTTATGAGCCTTTCAATGTCGCAGGTTATCCAATCTCATAACCCCTTGAACAGTGCCGGATTTCCCGAAAGTCCGTTTTCATTAAAAAGAAACGAAATGAATAAGCTGTATGATTTCAAACTGATCGAATTCAAATCAGGGGAGAAAACGGTCTACTTCGACGCGAAGCCAGCCAATAGTGAATCATTTTTCTCTGGTTTCTTTTCAATCGATGAGAAGATGAATGTGACAGAAATCGAATTCTCGATACAAAACCCAAATCGAACTCCATTCATCCCACTTTTTGAAACTGACTCCCTTAGGCCACTAACGTTGGATATTAAGTGGCTTTATTCACAGCAAGAAACAGGAGTTGCTCCTTATCTTATTGACTTCAACTATTCTTATGTTTCGGCAATTCCGATTGGTGAAGGGTATACGGGGCCTTGGCTTGAGCGGAGAATTCAGTCAGATGGATTGATCTACTTCTATGATTTTAATACTCCGTTTTTCTCCCCTGAATTCTCTTACGGAACAGTATTGAACGATTATCAAAAACTGCTTAACACTCCCTTTCATGAGGCGCTTTGGGAAGTAGGACGCCCTTTTGTTGAGAGTGAAAGATTCAAGCGAAATCAGGAATTTATTGCTGAGAACGGAACTTTGAAGAACTATAGAAAACAGGATGAGTATAGAAAATTTGGTGGGCTACAATCCGTCGTAGATCACTCAAACGTCTTCTGGTCAGATACGGCGAGATTGAGATTGAACCTTATTTATCATGACCCTACGGCCATTTCAGGGCGCACTTCAACACCAAGAAGGCAAAGATTTAATCTAGATGTCGAGTTGTATTTTGATATTATTCAGGTTGATTCCATGATATCTCATTTCAGTCAGTGCATCTTTGACGTGTATGATTCTTATTATGCGTTGGAGTCAGATTCACTCACAGACCTCTTTCTAAACTTACATTTTGATCTCTGTGAAGTGGAGCGTAGAAAAATGGAAGGGTCGATCGCTTCCATTGATGATATTTCACCGAAAGAGCTTTTGAATCTCTATGAGTTGAGTTCGAAAAGATTCAATAGAGCCACGGAACGCTATTTTCGCGATACCGACTCGGGATCTTCATTGAGGGCACTTGAAAAGTACAATGAGGAATTGATGCCGGTTACCGGGGTTAACAACGTCGAGTTATTTCTATTTCCCGATGCTCAGGAATTGTTTCAAGAAGGCAATTGA